The Silene latifolia isolate original U9 population chromosome Y, ASM4854445v1, whole genome shotgun sequence sequence ATCGCCagtcactgactacacactaaagtgtgtagccctgccaggttacccatcgcaacaagtaaccCACACCGCCACcaggggaccgcagccttgcccaccaaatccccgctcatcgcaacgagcgatccttgcttcttaatgtgcacatcctccttaTGACGAGAGTCACAAGTGGCAAACATGGGCAtggaaccatctcccgacatAGTTCCACAACAATCATCCAACCACACCAGCCACCCAAACTTCAATAATTCCAACAACAATTACAAGCCAACAATCAACATAAacaatcaattaaaataaaaagccaactgagtagggaaaccctaccttattcacAATCCCCAATCACAGCAAAAAAACTTAGAAAGGCTCTTCTACGAATCATCACTTATACATATATCACATAATCAAAATCTGATTAGGGTTTATTAACGACAACAATATGACCATAAGACAAAGTACGATGCTTACCGATGAATCGACGCAAAAGAAAAATGTAAAAACCCCTTGAATCCGGCTTAACAGTGATTGTAATGATTAGAGAAGCTATACGTAGTTTAGGTTTATGAAAGAAAGCTTAAGAAATGATTAGAAACTGGTGAAGTGTCTTTATATAGTTCTCTAATTATTATAATCAAAACCACGGAATAAACCCCCGTCAGACCGGAAACTCGACCAATTACAGAATGTACTCTACCGAGTTAGCCTAACTAGATCGAGtcacaacctactcgatcgagttctgacGTTCCAGAACCCAACCACTACACACCCGACAGCCAACTCGGCCGAGTGAACCTTATTCGGTCGAGTTACCCATGACCAGAAACCTGTGGTATTACAGTATTCCCtcctttaaaacgaacttcatccccgaagttcacccaagTCGACACAAAAGTAAAACCACATGACCAAACTGCTTAAAAAACGACCCACAACTGACTCGAAAACTCATAACAACTATAAACATCCCAACTGCCCCAAAACACATGCAGTtatctcctacccccttaaaagaaaccggttacgaccccgtaaccaaccatacctgataaaaaagatgagggtaacgctctttcatagcttcttCCGCTTCCCATGTAGCCTCTTCAACCATATGATTAGACCACAACAACTTAAGTAACACACATTCGCCCTTTCTTATCTTTCGCACTTTTCGATCCAAGATCTCTTTCGGTGTTTCAACATAAGTAAATGCTTCATCCAGTACAATATGTTCAACATTAAGTACGTGAGATGGGTTGGGCACATAACTTcgaagttgagacacatgaaaaacattatgcATACGATCAAGCACCGGTGGCAAGGCCATTCGATATGCCACCTCGCCTACACGATCTAGaatctcatacggtccaatgtacttctgactcaacttttCTTTCTTGCCGAATCGCATCACccttcataggtgacacttttaaaaggaccttgtcaccctcTTGAAACTCCACCGCTCGGCGATGttaatctgcataactcttttgtagATCCTGGGCCGCCTTCATCTTTTGCCTAATCAACTTCACTTGTTCAATCATCTCCTGGAACATTTCTAGTCTTACAATCACTGCCTCCgcactgtcatcccaacaaataGGACACCTACACCTCCGTCCATATAAAGCCTCGAAAGGTGCCATTCCAATACTAGTATGATAGCTGTTattatatgaaaactcaatcaaatccagtGTATCTTCCCAGCTACCACAAAATTCAatcacacaagccctcaacatgtcctcgaaGGTCTTTATGGTTCGTTTTGTTTTtacgtcgcaggatgaaatgttgtactcatcttcaaagtagtaccCCATCAATTCCTACCAAAATCTTGATATGAATCTTGCATCCCTATCTGACACTTTGTCTTTCGGTACCCCATGCAACATTACCACATGTTTTCGGTAACCATTAGCCAGTTGCAACTTGCTCCATGTATCTTTTACtggaatgaagtgagctgacttggtcagtcgatccacaatcacccaaatcgaGTTGTTGCCTTGCTGAGTTCtcggtaaccccacaatgaaatccattgaaatAGATTCTCACTTCCActctggtacctcaagtgacttgACCTTACCTTGCGGTCTTCGTTTTTCACCTTTCACctctggcaagtcaaacatctggctacaaactACGCGACATCTTTCTTCATCCCGGGCCACCAAAAGGTCTTTTTCAAGtctttgtacagcttgtcaccacccggatgtactgaataaGGAATGCAATGAGCCTTAGTCATGATTGTCCTtcgcatcctcaggaacacaccatcttccATCATACCAAACACTCACATCCTCGTGAAGTGAAAATTGCGACATGTTGTTGTTGCCAATCCTTTCTCTCCATTCccgaatcttaggatcaagcaaTTGTGTCTGTCTCAAGTTATCATAAAACTCCGGTTCCACTGTTAAATAACCGACGGTGTCTCCTTTGCGAATGATATGTATACCCATATTAGTCACTTCATCTTTCAGCTGCATTAGTGACAAAGCattgcatagagaatgcacactcttcctgctcaacgcgtCACCTACAACATTAGCCTTTCCCTCATGGTCGATTATCTCCATATCATAGTCCCCTATCAGCtctatccatctcctctgtcgcatattcagctccttttgagAGAAGATGTACTTCAAACTCTTGTGGTCTGAGAACACGTTAAAAGTTGCTCTGTAGcggtaatgtctccaaatattTAGAGCAAATACAACGGTTCCCAACTCCAAGTCATGAGTAGGTTAGTTCTCTTCATAGGTTTTCAGCTACCTCGATGCATAAGCGAtgaccttcccattctgcattaAAACACATCCCAGACCATTCTTCGAAGCGTTAGTATAAatctcaaagttctcacttccatCAGGTagtgctaagacaggagctggaGTTAAACGCTCTTTTAAAGTTTGGAACACTTTATCACAACCCTCATCCCAGCGAAAcggttctcttttctcatcaaagttgtcatcggcctagcaatggtagaaaagtctttcacaaacctctTGTAATAGCCAGCCAGGCCTAAGAAATTCCGAATTTCGGTCACATTTTTCAGTGCTTCCCTGTTTGACACTGCtgcaatcttgctaggatccacagacACTCTTCTTTCGAAATCACGTGCCCCATAAAAGCTaccttctccaaccaaaactcgcagttggacaacttagcatacaattggTTATCCCATAGTTTCTGCAACACCAATCGTAGATGCTTCgcatgctcctctttagtcttggaatagacaaAAATGGCGTCATTgaagaccaccacaaactggtATAAGAAAGGACTGAAGATCcaattcatcaaatccatgaatgcagctggtgcattagtcaacccaaaaggcatcaatacgtactcatagtggccatatcgCGATCTGAAAGCTGTCTTAGGAACATCGTCATCTCAAATTCTCAACTGGTGGTACCCCGACctgagatcaatcttggaaaacaccccagccccacttagctgatcaaacaagtcatcaattcTTGGTAATAGATACCTGTTCTTTACCGTAACATGGTTCacctccctatagtcgatgcatagcctcatactaccatccttcttctttacaaacaacatcggtgctccccacggcgatacactaggtccaACGT is a genomic window containing:
- the LOC141629256 gene encoding uncharacterized protein LOC141629256; translated protein: MGYYFEDEYNISSCDVKTKRTIKTFEDMLRACVIEFCGSWEDTLDLIEFSYNNSYHTSIGMAPFEALYGRRCRCPICWDDSAEAVIVRLEMFQEMIEQVKLIRQKMKAAQDLQKSYAD